A region from the uncultured Macellibacteroides sp. genome encodes:
- a CDS encoding sugar phosphate isomerase/epimerase family protein, with product MRIPFAVVLLILISFVFNVKSQNLSERLGVCTSPDKALLLKDAGYAYIEIGIRSFLMPDKSDSLFAFNLQQAEKSALPLYSGNGFFPGEMGLIGPDVNKKAILAYTKTAMQRAQKTGIKIFVLGSGGARRIPEGFSREEAKAQFVGLCKEIALLGEKYDVVVAIEPLRKEETNFINTVREGTEIAKEVNHPNLGVLADFYHMACENEEVAAIVEARDWLKHCHIAEKEIRSAPGVKGDDFIPYLSALKQINYKGAISMECRWDHFDTEVKTAIESLKLQIKQVYIK from the coding sequence ATGAGAATCCCATTCGCAGTTGTGCTTCTAATTCTGATTTCGTTTGTATTTAATGTAAAATCGCAGAATTTATCAGAACGGTTGGGCGTATGTACCTCTCCGGACAAGGCTTTGTTACTTAAGGATGCCGGGTATGCTTATATTGAAATTGGTATCCGTTCTTTTCTGATGCCCGATAAATCCGACTCCCTTTTTGCATTTAATCTGCAGCAGGCTGAAAAGTCTGCTTTACCTTTATATTCCGGAAATGGCTTCTTTCCAGGAGAGATGGGACTTATCGGTCCCGATGTGAATAAGAAGGCAATCCTTGCTTATACCAAAACAGCTATGCAGCGGGCTCAGAAAACAGGAATAAAGATATTTGTTCTGGGCAGCGGCGGAGCTAGACGAATCCCCGAAGGATTTAGTCGCGAGGAAGCTAAAGCTCAGTTTGTAGGTTTATGCAAAGAGATCGCGCTATTGGGAGAAAAGTATGATGTAGTAGTCGCTATTGAGCCGTTACGTAAAGAAGAAACCAATTTTATTAATACTGTACGTGAAGGAACAGAAATAGCCAAAGAAGTGAATCATCCCAATTTAGGTGTGCTAGCCGACTTTTATCACATGGCATGCGAGAACGAAGAGGTTGCTGCAATCGTTGAGGCTCGGGATTGGCTAAAGCACTGTCACATTGCCGAAAAGGAGATCCGGTCGGCTCCCGGAGTGAAAGGCGACGATTTTATTCCTTATCTCAGCGCATTGAAGCAGATCAATTATAAGGGAGCTATCTCGATGGAATGCCGTTGGGATCACTTCGACACAGAAGTAAAAACAGCCATTGAATCATTAAAATTACAAATCAAACAAGTTTACATTAAATAA
- a CDS encoding Gfo/Idh/MocA family oxidoreductase, with protein sequence MTTRRDFLKSSALGAAGLTIGGLGFSAKSYANITGANDKIRVGVVGFSDRARYSLIPSFQACAAELDFEIVAISDIWKRRREEGVAFFQEKYGQKVQAFRNNEELYDAKICDAVIVATSDFQHALHCIEAVKAGCDAYVEKPFAETMEDARAAIKAVKESGKIVQIGSQRRSAPNYHAANEYIRSGKFGAITMVEMSWNVNQPGRWRRPKLVAQCFEKDTDWKRFLLNRPFEAWDPRKYLEYRLFWPYSSGIPGQWMSHQIDTVHWFTGFNHPRSVVANGGIYQWKDGRKNNDTMTAVFDYGKADGSDGFQVVYSSRMHNEAGGTKELYFSNGGTLNLDTNKVTSDGGLTQKMADEMDMKANLLEKYELPSIQVATGSNTGSDPMTNLHMRNWMECIKSRKQPNAPVEAGYNHSIANIMCTASLHTGQKVTFDEALQEVMAGGKVFKY encoded by the coding sequence ATGACTACACGCAGAGATTTTCTTAAAAGCAGCGCACTTGGAGCCGCCGGACTAACCATTGGAGGTCTTGGATTCAGTGCAAAGAGTTACGCAAACATAACAGGTGCCAATGATAAAATAAGAGTAGGGGTGGTTGGTTTTTCTGATCGGGCACGTTATTCCTTAATCCCTTCATTTCAGGCTTGTGCTGCCGAACTGGACTTCGAAATAGTTGCTATCTCTGATATATGGAAACGCAGAAGAGAAGAAGGAGTTGCTTTCTTTCAGGAAAAATATGGCCAAAAGGTTCAGGCATTCCGTAATAACGAAGAGTTGTATGATGCAAAGATATGTGATGCGGTGATTGTGGCTACCTCCGATTTTCAGCATGCCTTGCATTGCATTGAAGCTGTAAAGGCTGGATGCGATGCTTATGTAGAAAAACCTTTTGCCGAAACAATGGAAGATGCCCGTGCAGCCATTAAAGCTGTTAAGGAAAGTGGCAAGATCGTACAAATAGGATCTCAACGCCGCTCGGCACCCAACTACCATGCAGCAAACGAATACATCCGTTCGGGTAAGTTTGGTGCTATTACGATGGTGGAGATGAGTTGGAACGTAAATCAGCCTGGTCGCTGGCGTCGTCCTAAACTGGTGGCTCAGTGTTTCGAGAAAGATACCGACTGGAAGCGCTTTCTGCTGAACCGGCCTTTCGAAGCATGGGATCCACGTAAATACCTTGAATATCGGTTGTTCTGGCCTTATTCTTCGGGCATACCCGGACAGTGGATGTCACATCAGATCGATACCGTACACTGGTTTACGGGATTCAATCATCCACGCAGCGTAGTTGCCAACGGAGGTATTTATCAGTGGAAAGACGGTCGGAAAAACAACGATACCATGACTGCCGTATTTGATTATGGCAAAGCCGACGGCAGCGATGGATTCCAAGTCGTTTACTCTTCCCGCATGCATAACGAAGCAGGTGGAACAAAAGAACTCTACTTCTCAAATGGAGGAACTCTTAACCTGGATACGAATAAGGTAACATCAGATGGCGGATTAACTCAAAAAATGGCCGACGAGATGGATATGAAGGCAAATTTGCTTGAAAAGTACGAACTGCCTTCCATTCAGGTTGCAACAGGCTCAAACACGGGATCCGATCCTATGACAAACCTGCACATGCGTAACTGGATGGAGTGTATAAAGAGCCGCAAACAACCCAATGCTCCAGTTGAGGCCGGTTACAACCATTCCATTGCCAATATTATGTGTACAGCATCGCTGCATACGGGGCAGAAGGTTACTTTCGATGAAGCTTTGCAAGAGGTAATGGCGGGAGGTAAAGTCTTTAAATATTGA
- a CDS encoding DUF4434 domain-containing protein: MINRRKFIQTCGITIASSCFFNHPALAMNPTISAKCKPIGGSWFEFNHHNPAEGKYWDPALRNFTTEQWRTKIREIRETGMEYLVLLSVADKGRTFYPSKLQPQYDFVCEDPLEAVLSAADECGIKFFVSNDFWGDSSDMQKLMTNTEVACLRDKGMEEVAGKYGHHKSFYGWYYPNETGLSQNIDETTIQYVNSCSLKARELMPGCVNLIAPYGTKYVCADDDFVRQLDRLDVDIIAYQDEVGVMKTEAGTAGRYYEALQKAHAKAGRAKLWADVEVFQFEGEVYKSALLPANFERIRKQLEDISSYVDNILIYQYIGMMNKPGTTAFAGHESSQELYTNYMEWLKNEKLPNS; encoded by the coding sequence ATGATAAACAGACGAAAATTTATACAGACATGCGGTATTACAATTGCATCTTCCTGCTTTTTTAATCACCCGGCGCTTGCTATGAATCCGACCATTTCGGCAAAATGTAAACCTATTGGCGGATCCTGGTTCGAATTTAATCATCACAATCCGGCCGAAGGAAAATATTGGGATCCGGCATTGCGAAACTTTACTACGGAGCAATGGCGAACAAAGATTAGGGAAATTAGAGAAACAGGCATGGAGTATCTTGTTTTGCTTTCGGTGGCAGATAAAGGAAGAACATTTTATCCATCTAAATTGCAGCCCCAATACGATTTTGTATGCGAAGATCCTTTGGAGGCTGTTTTGTCGGCTGCCGACGAATGTGGAATAAAGTTCTTTGTTAGTAATGATTTCTGGGGAGATTCCAGCGATATGCAAAAGTTGATGACCAACACGGAAGTTGCCTGCCTTCGGGACAAAGGGATGGAGGAGGTGGCTGGGAAGTACGGACATCACAAAAGTTTTTATGGCTGGTATTACCCAAATGAAACAGGACTGTCTCAAAATATAGATGAAACGACCATTCAGTATGTAAACTCATGTTCCCTCAAAGCAAGGGAACTTATGCCAGGATGTGTAAACCTGATTGCTCCCTACGGAACCAAATATGTCTGCGCAGATGATGATTTTGTTCGTCAGCTGGATCGGCTTGATGTGGACATTATCGCTTATCAAGATGAAGTTGGAGTGATGAAGACTGAGGCCGGAACTGCCGGGCGCTATTACGAAGCATTGCAGAAAGCGCATGCAAAAGCTGGCCGGGCCAAGCTGTGGGCCGATGTTGAGGTATTTCAGTTTGAAGGCGAGGTGTACAAAAGTGCTTTACTTCCAGCCAACTTTGAAAGGATACGCAAACAACTCGAAGATATTTCGTCGTATGTGGATAATATTCTTATTTACCAATATATTGGCATGATGAATAAACCCGGCACAACAGCCTTTGCCGGGCACGAGTCATCTCAGGAACTCTATACAAATTATATGGAGTGGCTTAAAAATGAAAAGCTGCCCAACTCATAA
- a CDS encoding transglycosylase domain-containing protein, with protein sequence MINSNYKEWVSRGISAFNFIRTRCKAWVSKGKTIFKQSPWYKKLLLSGATFLVLFFIYLIMVDINFLWLFGKSPSLSSISNPNQSVASVIYSADGKPLGKYFRENRTPVEFDEISPLLIKTLIATEDERFYEHFGVDLKGVFAAVKDMTQGRARGASTITQQLVKNMFKVRSQYSRGLLGQIPGLRLLIAKSKEWISAVKIEMFYDKNEILTMYLNTVDFGSNAYGIKTACKTYFKTSPKNLTIEQSATLVGLLKATTTYNPRVNPKNSLKRRNVVLENLRNQHIITAAEFDSIKKIPIKLNYSVESNYDGQALYFREAVAQSLEKWCKDNEMDLYSDGLKIYTTLDTRMQKYAEEAVDTQMRVVQRNFENHWGRENPWRDENHEEIVGFVEDIAKKTPLYKYLVQKYSGQPDSVTYYLNEPRRLKVFDYKDGVKDTTFSCMDSIRYMERFMHTGFVAMEPQTGYVKAWVGDINFETWKYDKVISKRQPGSTFKLFGYTTAIEKGLSPCDTRPDNYISWDVMEKGELVKWVPRNANGEYTGQNLTLKAAFARSINSIAVKLAQETGTEAIIKTAHAMGIKTPLNNIPAVCLGASDVSLLELVNSYCTVVNEGKTHDPVLVTRIEDHDGNVLYEYKPVQKQAITYETAFLMTQLLRAGLTEYNATSQNLWTYDIFRQNTEFGGKTGTSSNHSDAWFVGVSPNLVGGAWVGGEHRSIHFRTGKLGEGSKTALPIFGLFMEKVLADNNLSKYRAKFPKPTQPINKQYECMSPRPLENDSIDMLNSDSLFIEEEEPEYIDAEAPAL encoded by the coding sequence ATGATAAACTCCAATTACAAAGAATGGGTTTCTCGTGGTATCAGCGCCTTCAATTTCATTAGAACCCGCTGCAAAGCATGGGTTTCGAAGGGCAAGACCATTTTCAAACAATCTCCCTGGTACAAAAAATTACTACTTTCGGGTGCTACATTTCTCGTATTGTTCTTCATCTACCTTATCATGGTGGATATCAATTTCCTTTGGCTATTTGGAAAATCTCCCAGTCTGTCCAGCATCAGTAATCCAAATCAAAGCGTAGCTTCGGTCATTTATAGTGCAGATGGCAAACCCCTTGGAAAGTATTTCCGAGAAAACAGAACCCCTGTCGAGTTTGATGAAATTTCCCCTCTCCTGATCAAAACTCTTATTGCCACGGAAGACGAGCGCTTCTATGAGCATTTTGGCGTTGACTTGAAGGGTGTATTTGCTGCAGTAAAAGATATGACGCAGGGCAGGGCACGCGGAGCCAGTACCATTACACAGCAGCTTGTAAAAAACATGTTTAAGGTTAGGTCGCAATATTCAAGAGGTTTACTTGGTCAGATTCCCGGCTTACGCTTGCTTATTGCCAAATCAAAAGAATGGATTTCGGCAGTCAAGATCGAAATGTTTTACGACAAGAACGAAATTCTTACCATGTACCTTAACACAGTTGACTTTGGTAGCAATGCATATGGTATTAAAACGGCTTGTAAGACCTATTTCAAAACCTCGCCAAAAAATTTAACCATCGAACAGTCGGCCACCTTGGTTGGATTGCTCAAAGCAACAACCACCTACAATCCACGCGTAAATCCAAAAAACAGTCTAAAAAGACGAAATGTGGTATTGGAGAATTTGCGTAATCAGCATATTATTACTGCCGCAGAATTCGATTCGATCAAAAAAATTCCCATTAAACTGAATTACAGTGTTGAGTCTAATTACGATGGACAGGCGTTGTACTTCCGTGAAGCAGTGGCTCAATCCTTGGAAAAATGGTGCAAAGACAATGAAATGGATCTTTATTCCGATGGTTTAAAGATATATACCACATTGGATACTCGTATGCAAAAATATGCCGAAGAGGCTGTAGACACGCAAATGCGGGTGGTTCAACGTAATTTTGAAAATCACTGGGGTAGAGAAAATCCCTGGAGAGACGAGAATCACGAGGAAATTGTTGGATTCGTTGAAGACATCGCGAAAAAGACACCTTTATACAAATATCTTGTACAAAAATATTCCGGACAACCCGATTCGGTAACTTATTACCTGAATGAGCCACGCCGTTTAAAGGTATTTGACTATAAGGACGGTGTGAAAGACACAACTTTCAGCTGCATGGATTCGATACGCTACATGGAACGTTTCATGCACACAGGGTTTGTTGCTATGGAACCGCAAACTGGTTACGTTAAGGCTTGGGTAGGCGATATTAATTTTGAAACATGGAAATACGACAAGGTAATTTCCAAACGTCAGCCTGGTTCTACGTTTAAACTCTTCGGCTATACGACGGCTATCGAGAAAGGACTTTCTCCCTGCGACACACGTCCGGATAATTACATATCCTGGGATGTGATGGAAAAGGGTGAGTTGGTAAAATGGGTTCCCCGTAATGCCAATGGCGAATATACAGGTCAGAATCTGACTCTTAAGGCCGCATTTGCCCGTTCTATAAATTCCATTGCCGTTAAACTGGCTCAGGAAACAGGTACAGAGGCAATTATTAAGACAGCTCATGCAATGGGTATAAAAACCCCTCTTAATAATATTCCGGCTGTTTGCCTTGGGGCATCAGATGTTTCGTTGCTTGAGCTGGTTAACTCGTACTGCACCGTTGTGAACGAAGGTAAGACGCACGATCCTGTATTGGTTACCCGCATCGAAGATCATGATGGGAATGTTTTGTACGAATATAAGCCGGTTCAAAAGCAGGCTATCACGTATGAAACTGCTTTTCTGATGACTCAATTGCTGCGCGCTGGTCTTACTGAATACAATGCAACTTCCCAGAACTTGTGGACATACGATATATTCCGTCAAAATACTGAATTTGGGGGCAAAACAGGAACCTCATCCAACCATTCTGATGCCTGGTTCGTTGGAGTAAGTCCCAATTTGGTTGGTGGCGCCTGGGTTGGTGGCGAACACCGAAGCATCCACTTCCGGACAGGTAAATTGGGTGAAGGTAGCAAAACGGCTCTTCCTATTTTCGGTCTGTTTATGGAAAAGGTATTGGCTGATAACAACCTGAGCAAGTACCGCGCCAAATTCCCTAAACCGACGCAACCCATTAACAAACAGTACGAATGCATGTCTCCGCGTCCTCTCGAGAACGACTCGATCGACATGTTGAATAGCGACAGTCTGTTTATCGAGGAAGAAGAACCTGAATATATCGATGCAGAAGCTCCGGCACTGTAA
- a CDS encoding glycoside hydrolase family 97 protein — protein MKQILLATVLLCSAFLLKAETIKSPNGEMALNVELKNGVPVYQLDYKNQPVIKESNLGLELKDGKNLTEGFELTKKETSSFDESWTPVWGEVKTIRNNYNELAITLTQPSTNRHILIRFRVFDDGLGFRYEFPQQENLNYFVIKEEKSQFAMTGDHKAFWLPGDYDTQEYSTMTSNLSEIRGLMDKAITPNSSQTPFSPTGVQTSLMMKSKEGLYINIHEAALIDYACMHLNLDDKNFIFESWLTPDAIGDKGYMQTPCQSPWRTVIVSDDAREILASKMILNLNEPTKFEDTSWIKPVKYIGVWWEMITGKSTWAYTDLPSVKLGETDYLKTKPNGKHAANTTKVKEYIDFAALHGFDAVLVEGWNEGWEDWFGKTKDYVFDFVSPYPDFDVKELHRYAASKGIKIMMHHETSGSVRNYERHMDKAYQFMVDNGYNSVKSGYVGDLIPRGEYHYGQWLVNHYLYAVKKAADYKIMVNAHEAVRPTGLCRTYPNLIGNESARGTEYEAFGGNNADHTTILPFTRLMGGPMDYTPGIFVTQVNKINPDNNSFVHSTLARQLALYVTMYSPLQMAADLPEHYNQYLDAFQFIKDVAIDWDESKYLEAEPGDYITVARKAKGSNNWFVGNTSDENGHASKLAMNFLDADKKYIATIYSDAKDAHYETNPQAYTIRKGIVTSKTILQLKAAPGGGYAISIMEAPDAKALKGLKKL, from the coding sequence ATGAAACAAATTTTATTAGCTACAGTTTTATTGTGTTCTGCTTTTTTACTGAAGGCGGAAACCATTAAGTCTCCCAACGGAGAAATGGCATTGAACGTGGAGCTCAAAAACGGAGTGCCCGTTTATCAATTGGACTACAAGAACCAACCTGTCATCAAGGAAAGCAACCTGGGACTGGAACTTAAGGATGGCAAGAACCTTACTGAGGGATTCGAACTTACAAAGAAGGAAACCTCATCCTTCGATGAAAGCTGGACGCCGGTTTGGGGTGAGGTAAAAACCATTCGTAATAATTACAACGAACTGGCAATTACACTAACGCAACCCTCAACCAACAGACACATACTGATTCGTTTTCGTGTGTTTGACGACGGATTAGGTTTTCGCTATGAGTTTCCACAGCAAGAGAACCTGAATTATTTTGTAATCAAAGAAGAGAAGTCACAGTTTGCCATGACCGGCGACCATAAAGCGTTCTGGCTTCCGGGCGATTACGACACACAGGAGTATAGCACAATGACTTCAAATCTTTCTGAAATCCGGGGGTTGATGGACAAGGCTATCACGCCTAACTCATCTCAGACTCCGTTCTCTCCTACCGGGGTGCAGACTTCCCTGATGATGAAAAGCAAAGAAGGTCTCTATATTAATATTCACGAAGCAGCTTTGATTGATTACGCTTGTATGCACCTTAATCTGGACGATAAGAATTTTATCTTTGAATCTTGGTTAACGCCCGATGCTATCGGAGACAAAGGATATATGCAAACACCTTGTCAGTCGCCCTGGCGTACGGTAATTGTGAGCGACGATGCACGCGAGATTCTTGCATCAAAAATGATTCTGAACCTGAACGAGCCTACAAAGTTCGAGGATACTTCCTGGATTAAACCTGTTAAGTACATTGGTGTTTGGTGGGAAATGATTACAGGTAAAAGCACCTGGGCTTATACAGATCTTCCTTCAGTAAAACTGGGAGAAACCGATTATTTGAAAACAAAGCCTAACGGAAAGCACGCTGCAAATACGACAAAAGTAAAAGAGTATATAGATTTTGCTGCTTTACATGGTTTCGACGCCGTATTGGTTGAAGGCTGGAACGAAGGCTGGGAAGATTGGTTCGGTAAAACAAAAGACTATGTATTCGATTTTGTATCGCCTTATCCCGATTTTGACGTAAAAGAGCTGCACCGCTATGCCGCAAGCAAAGGCATTAAAATAATGATGCATCACGAAACGTCGGGGTCTGTTCGCAACTACGAACGTCATATGGATAAAGCCTATCAGTTTATGGTAGACAATGGTTACAATTCGGTGAAGAGTGGTTATGTGGGTGATCTGATTCCCCGTGGCGAATACCATTACGGCCAGTGGTTGGTTAATCATTACCTGTATGCAGTAAAGAAGGCAGCGGATTATAAGATTATGGTGAATGCCCACGAGGCTGTTCGTCCTACCGGTTTATGCCGCACCTACCCTAACCTTATCGGTAATGAATCTGCCCGCGGTACGGAATACGAAGCTTTTGGCGGTAACAATGCCGATCATACAACAATTCTGCCGTTTACCCGCCTGATGGGTGGTCCGATGGATTATACGCCGGGGATCTTTGTAACCCAGGTTAACAAGATTAATCCGGATAACAATTCGTTTGTTCATTCCACACTTGCCCGTCAGCTTGCTCTCTATGTTACGATGTACAGTCCTTTGCAAATGGCTGCCGATCTGCCCGAACATTACAATCAGTATCTGGATGCTTTCCAGTTTATCAAGGATGTGGCCATCGATTGGGACGAAAGCAAATACCTGGAAGCCGAGCCGGGCGATTACATTACTGTTGCCCGTAAGGCCAAAGGTTCGAACAACTGGTTTGTGGGTAACACAAGTGATGAGAACGGTCATGCGTCTAAGCTTGCCATGAACTTTCTCGATGCCGACAAAAAATACATCGCCACTATCTACAGCGATGCAAAGGATGCTCACTATGAAACCAACCCGCAGGCTTATACTATCCGCAAAGGGATTGTAACCAGCAAAACCATCCTGCAGCTAAAAGCAGCTCCGGGTGGAGGATATGCCATCAGCATCATGGAAGCCCCGGATGCCAAAGCGTTGAAGGGTCTTAAGAAGTTATAA
- a CDS encoding GNAT family N-acetyltransferase — translation MEIRKTQLEDIDVLMNIYDRARRFMQETGNGNQWIDGYPSLEIVMRDMTNQNSYVCIDEDNEIVATFFFMKGEDPTYARIEDGQWLNNEPYGVVHRLAGSGKIKNIGSFCLQWCLGQCSNIRVDTHHNNLVMQNILKKNGFVPCGIIYVSNGTPRIAFQRSN, via the coding sequence ATGGAGATAAGAAAGACACAATTGGAAGATATCGATGTTCTAATGAATATTTATGACAGAGCGAGGCGATTTATGCAAGAGACCGGCAACGGGAATCAGTGGATCGACGGCTATCCTTCGCTTGAAATAGTGATGAGGGATATGACCAACCAAAACAGCTATGTTTGTATTGATGAGGACAATGAAATAGTTGCGACTTTCTTTTTCATGAAGGGCGAAGATCCTACTTACGCCAGGATAGAAGACGGGCAATGGCTTAACAACGAGCCTTACGGAGTTGTACATCGTTTGGCTGGATCGGGAAAAATAAAAAACATTGGTTCTTTCTGTCTGCAATGGTGTTTGGGTCAGTGTTCTAACATACGTGTGGATACGCATCACAACAACCTGGTGATGCAAAATATACTCAAGAAGAACGGGTTCGTCCCTTGCGGCATCATCTATGTTTCCAACGGAACACCGAGAATTGCGTTTCAGAGATCCAATTAG
- a CDS encoding alkaline phosphatase translates to MKKTMTFLLLLAILIAPVKAAEVENVKPVKNVILLIPDGTSLATVSIARWLQWYNNPGMPNLNIDPYLCGTVRTHSSNAPIGDSAPTTSCYMTGIPSITGFVSTHPWSDGDNDIFPIDSTRAYQPLVTVLEAAKMKYGKSTGLVFTCEFPHATPADCSAHSYNRGKYEWIAPQMAHNDLTVVIGGGTSLLPASSQSYLESNGYGVFKNDLNAMRSYSGEKMWALFGDKEMPYDLDRDTTAIPSLEEMTRKAIEKLAKNEKGFFLMVEGSKVDWAAHANDPVGMASDFLAFDRACGAAIEFAKQNGETAVIIVPDHGNSGISLGASRCGGYDKLTKDQLFGQFSQFKLTAEGFANKLNSEPASEVQNIFRKYAGFELTNEELQLLYNNKGYKNSPIPLEQRTKTGDVESMYSGGLSTFMAHFLTSKTCFGFTTGGHTGEEVFLAAYHPQGTLPLGMHSNVELNHYLCALFGINGELDAMSNQTFAKHTDVFKNYKCEIVPAKDGKSMPTLVVKSKKKQLTITPFSNLIQTGKKGTETIKLNSVVVYVDKNNTFYLPADLAKYL, encoded by the coding sequence ATGAAAAAAACGATGACCTTTCTGCTTTTGCTGGCTATACTGATAGCTCCGGTAAAAGCAGCTGAAGTCGAAAACGTAAAGCCCGTCAAGAATGTTATTTTACTCATTCCCGACGGCACATCTCTGGCTACTGTTTCTATTGCCCGCTGGTTGCAGTGGTACAATAATCCAGGTATGCCTAACCTTAACATAGACCCTTATCTGTGTGGTACGGTTCGGACGCATTCGTCCAATGCACCTATCGGAGACTCTGCGCCTACTACTTCTTGTTATATGACAGGTATTCCAAGTATTACAGGATTTGTGTCTACACATCCCTGGAGCGATGGAGATAATGATATATTTCCAATCGATTCGACCCGCGCTTATCAGCCGCTCGTAACCGTTTTGGAAGCTGCGAAAATGAAGTATGGTAAATCTACCGGATTGGTGTTTACCTGCGAATTTCCACATGCTACTCCGGCCGATTGTTCTGCTCATAGCTATAACCGTGGTAAGTACGAATGGATTGCTCCGCAGATGGCTCACAACGATCTGACCGTGGTAATTGGCGGAGGCACCTCTTTGCTTCCTGCTTCCAGTCAGTCTTACCTTGAGTCGAACGGATACGGAGTATTCAAGAATGACTTGAATGCTATGCGTTCGTACAGCGGCGAAAAAATGTGGGCTTTGTTCGGTGATAAAGAAATGCCTTACGATTTGGATCGCGACACGACTGCAATTCCTTCTTTAGAGGAAATGACCCGCAAGGCAATCGAAAAGCTTGCTAAAAACGAAAAAGGGTTTTTCCTGATGGTGGAAGGTAGCAAAGTTGACTGGGCTGCTCATGCCAATGATCCGGTTGGTATGGCTTCCGACTTTTTAGCTTTCGACAGAGCGTGTGGTGCTGCTATTGAATTTGCTAAACAAAATGGTGAAACTGCTGTTATTATTGTTCCCGACCATGGCAACAGTGGTATCAGTCTGGGTGCTTCCCGTTGTGGAGGATACGATAAGCTAACCAAAGATCAACTGTTTGGACAATTCTCTCAATTTAAGCTTACAGCCGAAGGTTTTGCCAATAAATTGAACAGCGAACCGGCATCGGAAGTACAAAACATCTTCCGTAAATATGCCGGATTTGAACTGACCAACGAAGAACTGCAACTCCTTTATAACAACAAAGGATACAAGAACAGTCCTATTCCTCTTGAACAACGGACAAAGACTGGCGATGTTGAATCTATGTACAGCGGAGGATTATCTACCTTTATGGCTCACTTCCTTACTTCCAAAACTTGTTTCGGATTTACCACCGGAGGTCATACCGGCGAAGAAGTATTCCTGGCCGCTTATCACCCGCAAGGTACTTTACCTTTGGGGATGCACAGTAATGTGGAACTAAACCATTACCTGTGTGCATTATTTGGCATTAACGGCGAACTTGACGCCATGTCTAACCAGACTTTTGCCAAACACACAGATGTGTTCAAGAATTATAAGTGCGAAATTGTACCTGCCAAAGACGGGAAAAGCATGCCAACGCTTGTGGTAAAAAGCAAGAAGAAACAGCTTACCATCACTCCGTTCTCCAACCTTATCCAAACAGGAAAAAAGGGTACCGAAACAATCAAACTTAATTCGGTTGTAGTATATGTAGATAAGAATAACACGTTCTATCTGCCGGCAGATCTTGCCAAGTATTTATAA